The following proteins come from a genomic window of Nicotiana tomentosiformis chromosome 12, ASM39032v3, whole genome shotgun sequence:
- the LOC138902666 gene encoding uncharacterized protein — protein sequence MPKKDIVNDGLLATFKKNAKGVDVLKIRADYTTEDLKKCEKNAKAKKWLICGLGPDEYSRIQGYATTKKIWDTLQVAREGTTQVKRCRGTPLYSQYENFAMKDGETIQEMYTRFTILKNELKSLGRIIPKEEKVEKILTRVLPITWESKITAIQESKNIATLLLDELIGNLTAYELRRQTMKMDVLKKERSLALRITEGSDLEDDEMAMITKDFKKYLRRGKGSSRSGSYSKAKASEKKTNDGYYKCGKPYHHIKKCSL from the coding sequence GATATTGTCAATGATGGTCTACTGGCTACATTTAAGAAAAATGCTAAAGGAGTGGATGTGCTAAAGATAAGAGCGGATTACACTACTGAGGACTTGAAGAAGTgtgagaagaatgctaaagccaagaaatggcttatttgtggacttggtccagatgagtatAGCAGAATACAAGGTTATGCCACTACTAAGAAAATTTGGGACACACTACAGGTGGCTCGTGAAGGAACTACTCAAGTGAAGAGATGTAGAGGAACTCCATTGTACTCTCAGTatgagaactttgctatgaaggatggagaaaccattcaagagatgtacacaaggttcactatACTAaaaaatgaactgaaatctcttggaaggattattcctaAAGAAGAGAAGGTTGAGAAGATACTTACTAGGGTCTTGCCAATTACTTGGGAAAGCAAAATCACTGCCATCCAagagtcaaagaacattgctacTCTTCTACTAGATGAAttgattggaaatctcactgcctatgaacttaggagacaaaccatgaagatggatgtactTAAGAAGGAAAGAAGCTTGGCACTGAGAAttactgaaggttctgatctggaagatgatgaaatggctatgatcactaaagacttcaagaagtacctgaggagaggaaagggttcttcaagaagtggaagctacagCAAGGCAAAAGCTTCGGAGAAGAAAACTAATGATGGCTACTACAAGTGTGGAAAACCTTATCATCACATCAAAAAATGTTCTTTGtag